The Carassius auratus strain Wakin unplaced genomic scaffold, ASM336829v1 scaf_tig00029494, whole genome shotgun sequence DNA segment GTCTGGGTTACTGTGTGTACCGCTTTCAtgtgatttctgtctgttttagcGGTGGAGGTGACCCTAAAGTTTACATATGTGGAGAAATACCCAGACGAGCCCCCTCTCTGTGAGATCATCTCACTGGAGAACCTGGAAGATTCATACACAGAAGACATTCTAATGCTTTTAAAGGAACAGGTCTGCACAAATGACATCTTACCCAGCAAGACACATTAACAGTTGATAAAGTGCACATACTGATGTTGGCTGTTTTTTTACTCTCCTTTAGTTTTTCCTAATAACCTCTTTCTTTCGTAGGCTGAAGAAAACCTGGGAATGGTTATGATATTCACATTGGTGACAGCTGTGCAGGAGAAACTTAACGAAATAATTGACCAGATTAAGAgcagaagagaagaagagaaacaAAGGAAAGAAAGGGAGGCTGAAGAAGCTGAGAAGGTTTGAGTATGCGCCTTCTGAAAATAGactaacattaaaggaatagtttacccacaaataaaaaaatgctgaaaatctaCTCCCactaaggccatccaagatgtagatgagtttgtttcttcattagagcagatttggagaaatttagcattacctcacttgctcaccagttgATCCtttgcagcgaatgggtgccatcagaatgagagtccaaacaacttaTAAAGACATTGCAACAATTCCAAAGTTTGTTTAGCAACAATAAACAAGTACTTTTGAAAGACTGTCAGTGAAGACAAATAATGCTTTTGCTAAAGGTGTAAGTACAGCTTCTACCAGTAGAGGGCCATGATGACTAACAAAAGAAATTTGACCACTTGGGTTAAAAAAGACCAGCCAAACTGTACCACAACATAGCTATCctttaatattaaaatggaaaatgttttcGTTTTGCTTTTCTCAGCGTGCATTCCAAGGCACTGTGGTGACAATTGAGAACTTCTTATCATGGAAAGCTAAATTTGAGCAAGAAATGGCAGAACTAAAGAAAAAAGGGCAGAAAGAAGAGGAGCAGTCCGGAAAAGTAAAACTCACAGGTGAGTTGCTATCATAACCTTGAAAGTAGTTTGGAAACCCAAATCTGAACCACCTTTTGTCATGTTCTGctcatttactttttatattacagGAAAACAGCTGTTTGAGACCGACCACAATCTTGACACATCAGATATCCAGTTCTTGGAAGACAGTAAGcaatgtcttttattattattattttatattcaagcTGCCATAGGATGCCTTTTTCTTTTTGAAGCTTTTAAACTTGATTGTCCTTCAAAGTTGGTCTTCTTTGCTCTTTTCCTCTAGGTGGGAACAGTGTAGAAGTAGACGAGTCATTGTTTCAAGACATGGACGATTTGGATTTGGATGAGGATGACCCTGATTTCAACCCACTGGATTTATGCAGTGATGAGGACTGACTTGTTAACTCTCATATAGATGCCGACGTCCTCTGTAGCAGCCTCGTGGAGCATGACTTTAGCTCACCCATTCTAAACACAAAACCTTTTTCATTCACTACCATATATGATTTTACAATATATGTCAAACATGTTGTCATTTGTTACAATTATTgctattaaaaaaacattctctTATTTTGCTGAATGGTCTCATTAACACAAGAGTTGCATTAGTCTGGTGTTTCCTATAGATGTGACCGGGCAGGTATTACATCCTGAGTTTAACTCCAATCACGTTCTGTTTTTTCGTCTGTCTGTATCTATTCAGTACAtgccattaaaaatatatatttaccaaaAAGTATTAGgatattcagatcaacacttaAGGAAATCACTGAAATTTGATGAAAAATCAAATGATTCTGCTCCACTGTTTCTGATTAACATTGACTTTATATTATGTATCAATATTTAAAGGGAGGGTACAATGCTGTTTTATGCATTCAgagttgtttacactgttaaagagttggattctcatgctaaacatggccaaaggtCTAATTCTGATTTCCGGGTTTTGTACaggttttttccttttttttttttttttttttttcaatcgtggCTCTTCATGACTAAATGTAGGGTGGAACCATAGGCAgagtttaatttttattcttggggggcactttttaaaatgtatacatgtccaacatttcatatatttatattaacatatattcgacattaaaataaattaatgaactttttttcccgagggTTACCTATGCacaaagattgttttttttttttctagcagtggaaacaacttaaaatatgcagtcatttttgctcatagaggttagagtaatacatcattctaAACTATaaagggtcatttttataaactgctagtgcttttaaaaaataaagaaaacatgcttTCTGCCGTCTCTAGCTTGAACATGAGCGTTTCACAATGATGAACCTATTTTCAGTGTattgcctcacagacatgataatatatatatatatatatatatatatatacagtattgttcaaaataatagcagtacaatgtgactaaccagaataatcaaggtttttagtatattttttattgctacgtggcaaacaagttaccagtaggttcagtagattgtcagaaaacaaacaagacccagcattcatgatatgcacgctcttaaggctgtgcaattgggcaattagttgaaaggggtgtgttcaaaaaaatagcagtgtctacctttgactgtacaaactcaaaactattttatacaaacattttttttttctgggatttagcaatcctgtgaatcactaaactaatatttagttgtatgaccacagttttttaaaactgcttgacatctgtgtggcatggagtcaaccaacttgtggcacctctcagctgttattccactccatgattctttaacaacattccacaattcattcacatttcttggttttgcttcagaaacagcatttttgatatcactccacaagttctcaattggattaaggtctggagattgggctggccactccataacattaattttgttggtttggaaccaagactttgcccgtttactagtgtgttttgggtcattgtcttgttgaaacaaccatttcaagggcatgtcctcttcagcatagggcaacatgacctcttcaagtattttaacatatgcaaactgatccatgatccctggtatgcgataaataggcccaacaccatagtaggagaaacatgcccatatcatgatgcttgcacctccatgcttcactgtcttcactgtgtactgtggcttgaattcagagtttgggggtcgtctcacaaactgcctgtggcccttggacccaaaaagaacaattttactctcatcagtccacaaaatgttcctccatttctctttaggccagttgatgtgttctttggcaaattgtaacctcttctgcacatgccttttttttaacagagggactttgcgggggattcttgaaaatagattagcttcacacagacgtcttctaactgtcacagtacttacaggtaactccagactgtctttgatcatcctggaggtgatcattggctgagcctttgccattctggttattcttctatccattttgatggttgtcttccgttttcttccacgtctctctggttttaaggcattggagatcattttagctgaacagcctatcattttttgcatctctttataggttttcccctctctaatcaactttttaatcaaagtacgctgttcttctgaacaatgtcttgaacgacccattttcctcagctttcaaatgcatgttcaacaagtgttggcttcatccttaaataggggccacctgattcacacctgtttcttcacaaaattgatgacctcagtgattgaatgccacactgctatttttttgaacacacccctttcaactaattcaactaattgcccaattgcacagccttaagagcgtgcatatcatgaatgctgggtctcatttgttttctgagaatctactgaacctactggtaacttgtttgccacgtagcaataaaaaaatatacgaaaaaccttgattattctggttagtcacattgtactgctattattttgaacaatactgtatatacatatatataattattattatagaaagctttaaatcaCTACTTtataaccaaataattaaaaatgaaaatataaactcttttatttttaaatcagtgcATCTAAAGGCACATCCAGTGAGATGATGAGTAAGTTTTGTCTTCTCCATAATTTATGGATgtctaaattataaaaataagaaaaagcctAAAACAGGCCAGATCTAAACTATAAAGGGTCATTATTATCCATGgaacaaatgctttaaaaatactttattgcATTCCAGAACCTTTTAAAGTACTTTTCACTATAAAACTTATGGGTAGCTTGAATGTAAAATATTGTCATGAGGTATTCCCATTTGTGAAATAGTTGCTGGTTCAGCCGACAGAAATGCAGGACTTTAATAACTGCTGAAATGTTGGTGGGGGAGTCTGCGCGCTCATGGTATACACAGTCATCTTTACATTTCACAAGATCCACTTCAGCTGTCACGACAAGCCGAGGGTGAATAAGCCTTGCGTACGTGCTTTAACTAAATACTGCATCACGCGCCACACTGAAGGCCATCGCTTCAAATCACCTGTCCAATTCATCCAGAAATAACTCTCTCCACCACAtttaaggatgcagtactactctatagatactcaagattaatATGAGATTGGGTGAAATTGTGCGTTATGTCCCTTTTGAGAATTATATGTTTGGAATtaactttattttgcatttaactgaaacatttgtttatttcactAAAAATAATGCACACACAAGATTtagaattgtacattttttacaCAAATCCTCTTTTTAAAACAGTATTCCAGAAGAGGACAGCAGTGAGTGACGCCACATATCTGTCTGACGCTGCCTTgaactttaatttgataaaacttGAAAACTGAATAGatttaaatttattcctgtgatggcaaagcataATTTTCAAAAGCCATTACACCAGCCTTCAATGTAACATCattcttcaggaatcattctaatatgctgatttgatgctaaagagaaagttatttttttatataaacatattattattataaacgaTCAAAACaggtgtatttattatttttgtaaaaacaatgacttttttcaggatttcagAAGTTATTAACCGTGTAAAAGTATACACTGTCACTTTTGGCCAATTAGATGTATCCTAgctgaatacatttattaataaattaaatttatcaatttatttaacgGACCCCAAATATTCTAAACCAAACAGTAGGGTGCTTTATcttcccaaaataaataaataataataatttactgactccaaacttttaaaccatttcagattttctttatttgttttacttttttgatttCAAACCATGCTGATGAGCTTGAATAAATCATGGTGTGATGAGATCATTCATATCCCAGATGAAAGAAAGAGGAACTTCTTTCATCTTCTGTTGGTACACTTTGTCAAATCTCTCATTCTGTGCCACAGTGAAATAGTTCTTCCAGTCACCAACAGTTCCTGTTCAGAGTTAAGGTAGTAAGATTATATTCTAGTCAATGACTAAATTCAAGTTAATAAAATTCAAATTACTTAATGGAAGAGATAAGGGAGTACATTCTGAAATGTTATCCTCATGTTTAGAACAGATGTAATTCTTACATgcacatataattatatataactataaattCATTGTAGGAATGACAGGATTGGTGGAAACACATTAGGAGATAGTTTGGTTTATAGGAGTATATTAGTCAACCTAAAAATGAGCACACAGATAAAGTATAATTATTAAGTTCACTACAACTAAAAATTATTGTGAATGTTATGAAATtgattctgtcaacatttactccaTCATGTTGTCCCCCACCTGTATAACTTTCATTCTTTCTTCACAAAAGATTAGAATCTGCAACCACCATTTACTTTCACTGTAAAGGCTgtctgtaaatgatgacagattcttCATTTTCACAATCACAAAACTTTGTTGGTGTTctgatttttaattgtattattttatgattttacttAATCTGTGTGCTTGAAACAGTGAGGTGTTATGTACCTTTCCTCAGAAATGTTCCCAGCTGGTGGTTCAGCAGGATGACAGGGATCTGCTGGTAATTGGCCTGAGGATTGTTCTTCATATTTTTGAAGGTACTGTGCTCAATAACGTCATTCAACTGCTGTGATGTCAAGTTCCTCTCCAAGAATGAAGCGATCCTTTCAACCACTGCCCGTAAGTCCTGCAAGCATGCATGGTTGAGAAGTTCAATTCTGAACtgatactcttttttttttctcttctttaatgcttttgaaagaagtctttataacaaggctgcttttattttatcagtaaatgcagtaaaaacattaaGGGTGTCCGCAGGTTTTATGATAGTAATTCCAGGTTGTCTTAAAACCAATTAAAGGAAAGAATTAAggaataaatatgttaattaaatgtaaatgtctacaTAATTGTATTAGCGGCActttaaagtttgaaaataacTTTCAACAGTTATTGAAATtctatgttatttgactaaatcTAGTTCAACTAcaggaaaataataaatgttgccttggcaacagaaacaaaataagttttatttcagttaattttattacaacaaaaatattttcatggttttagtttaaaatttctcataaaacaaaacatgacatCTTAATTTTGCCTCTCAAGTACATATTTGTATGGGAAAATGAGACAAAATGCATATATACCTAATCTGTATTTTCAATGTAtactttctgctctgatttaatacaatttaatttgtggaaaagaaaacaaaacttaatatACTTAGCTAAGTGTTTTTCCATAAACTGTAATACTtctttaggattctttgatgcatagaaagttcaaaagaatagtagcctatctaatttaaataaaaatattttgtacaattataaaggtttttactattactgttattcaattgaatgcatccttgcagaataaatgcatttatttcttaaaacaattcctactaaccccaaacttttaaacggtagAGTACAGTTTATCTTATTTATCAAGAAAACAAGCAAACCAGTCAAACCTTAATCATCTCCTCATATGTAATGTACAAGAAGTTCATCTCGTCTTTGTGGGAGCACCAGCTCTTGACATGCTCAAACCAGCAATTACCAAAAACTGAAACACATGATATATGTTGAGTATTGCTGGTCAAACAGTTGCTTTGATTGAAATTACAACTTAGATGAAAAGATTGTTTACCATTTCCTTCCATGAATTTCTCAAAAAATGTAGCAAAGTCTTTTGGGGTCTCcagcatatttgcatatttgtgaaagtgaaagtaagaCACCAAAACATCCTTTGGATTCCTGGCCACATAGATGACCTATTAGTCATTAGGAAGAGTGAAGAGATCATGTAAACATTTGCAATACACTTAAGGAGATCGCACATGCAAAACTGCAAGAGAAGGCAGTGGTCATAATTATTCAGTACATGATTATTTCACTGAAGACATTCAGATGCAGTGGTGATAGAAACGAGCTCACCTTgcccttcttttttttcagtccaaGTGGCATGAATTTGTATGGAAGATGAGACACTCGAATCCTAGGGGAAGAGGCAGAAACAAACTGTTTCCTAGAATCTAAAAGTTCAATCCATGGTACTCTTTGTCGCTGTAACATCACCCTTGACCTCTATTAGACTCAGGATTTGCTGCAACCAAATAGTCCCTGCAAAGATGATCAACAGAAGCAAGAACATGTTTACAAATGCACTAATAAATTGCAAATAGGATGTTTTTTAAGATTACGgattaagattttttaattatgccATACTCAGTAAGCATGgatttaaagtaataaataaataaatatacattacagtATAAATCTAATGTTCATGTAGTGTTTGTTCACACTATGTTGAGAGTGGTTtatgagaaataaaaaataatagcaaCTGTGGCTTGTTTATACTGTCTAAGATTAAGTCAACACAAATACAGTTTCATAAACAGTAAGTTACAACTTTCTCATCCAAAAAGTGAAGAGATGTTATGTTCTGTACTGCACTTTTACCTGTAGTATGTGGCTCCAATAGATCGCTTACCTGATTTGGGGTAAGTAATGACAAAGACATCCGAGTCTTGAATCTCAAAGTTCTGAACTTGATCCACCACCTCGGGAGAGTGGATTCCAGATATTAGGTTGAAGCCTCTAAGAGGGACCAGCTTATATTCAGGGGCCTCACCACTGCTCCGACTGAAACCCTCTGAGagaccaaaaatgtaaataaagatacaaattcaatttaaaacatGTTACAAATTATATGTCAGTGTCTACATTCAAGTATTCACCAAGAgaatgtataaagcaaatatgaattcatcaaaaaaaaaaaaaaaaaaaaaaagatataaacaaactaaacaatATTTACACATAAAATCTCTTAAGTGAATTAAAGGGCATACATATATTCATGGAAACCTTAGCATAAAGGATGTCCAGCATTTGACTGGGGTCAGGCCAGCTGCAATGTTATTTCGAGGGTTTATATAGGGCTCATATTACGGTAAGAACTACAGAGAACTGATTTGAATGCAAGTTCTCTTCCGGTGAACGCgatttttagatttttctcaACACAGCCCAGTTTCACTAGAAAATGATACACAACAGTCCGTCACGGTCTGATGTTGAATTCCAAAATACAATTACTCCAATACccattatattacaaaataagagaaCATATTGttcaatatataaatgtaaatcaaacaGACTCAGTGTTACGTTGTGTTTTCTCTCCCACAGACCACAAGTAGAGATAACGCTTAGCCTTCCTGTCAGCTTACCttgtaatattcatatttataataaatgaggGCCAAACTCCctcatttattataaatagttAACTAGTTAATCTTAGATCAGTTCCATTGATTAATATTAACGGCACAACTTTAGATTTTT contains these protein-coding regions:
- the LOC113079854 gene encoding RWD domain-containing protein 1, with the protein product MTDYDEEQKNELEAIESIYPDSFTVFSEKPTSFTITVTSDAGENEETVEVTLKFTYVEKYPDEPPLCEIISLENLEDSYTEDILMLLKEQAEENLGMVMIFTLVTAVQEKLNEIIDQIKSRREEEKQRKEREAEEAEKRAFQGTVVTIENFLSWKAKFEQEMAELKKKGQKEEEQSGKVKLTGKQLFETDHNLDTSDIQFLEDSGNSVEVDESLFQDMDDLDLDEDDPDFNPLDLCSDED